In the genome of Bradyrhizobium arachidis, one region contains:
- a CDS encoding ABC transporter ATP-binding protein, protein MPEILNIKHLDAGYGRSQVLYGVNMAIPPRGGVAVLGRNGAGKSTLMKAIVGELPAWKGCLHFNGQGIDRRRTEVRVRAGIGYVPQEHSVFARLSVRDNLAVGSLLDPDGSAAERVMKMFPKLGQRLDQPAGTLSGGERKMLAIGRAILGNPKLLLLDEPTEGVWIGVIEEISERLVELAREIAIIIVEQHLDLAMRVAEQAYVLDRGRVALSGPSQQLRNDPRLLTYLAP, encoded by the coding sequence GTGCCTGAAATCCTCAATATCAAGCATCTCGACGCCGGCTATGGACGCAGTCAGGTCTTGTACGGCGTCAATATGGCCATCCCGCCGCGTGGCGGGGTCGCCGTCCTCGGCCGCAACGGCGCCGGAAAGAGCACGCTCATGAAAGCTATCGTGGGCGAACTACCGGCATGGAAGGGCTGCCTGCATTTCAACGGCCAAGGCATCGATCGCCGGCGGACGGAAGTGCGGGTGCGGGCCGGCATTGGATATGTGCCGCAAGAGCATTCAGTGTTCGCGCGCCTCTCCGTGCGTGACAATCTCGCCGTCGGATCGCTTTTGGACCCCGATGGATCGGCAGCGGAGCGGGTGATGAAGATGTTTCCAAAGCTCGGCCAGCGTCTCGATCAGCCGGCCGGAACGCTCTCCGGTGGCGAGCGCAAGATGCTCGCAATCGGGCGCGCGATCCTCGGAAATCCGAAACTCCTCCTGCTGGACGAGCCGACCGAGGGTGTCTGGATCGGCGTCATCGAGGAGATCAGTGAGCGCCTGGTCGAGCTAGCTAGAGAGATCGCCATCATCATCGTCGAGCAACATCTCGACCTCGCAATGCGCGTAGCGGAGCAGGCCTATGTGCTCGATCGCGGCCGTGTCGCGCTTTCGGGCCCGTCGCAGCAGCTGCGCAACGACCCGCGGCTGTTGACGTATCTAGCGCCGTAG
- a CDS encoding amidohydrolase family protein, translating to MSETMSDFVNACQVVDVHEHHMAEVAHSADVNLLKLFQQSYAAWTSHVLPSEPKATIEMVSIPPEPTTWEALAPFLERSGSNAFVRNLVRGVAELYGVADTGITRDNWEAVDASVRLRHKEATWPSEVIGRAAIRRIVTDPFLDPLMDPRPVLGQSYDAVLRINAFALGWHPESRDHNGNCGHTLLRRLGLEVKTFDDYCDAIRELVAGCSRRNHIALKNALAYDRDISFDEPNEELARQAWGQRFPSPAARKAFCDFVVDLFCQLAGEADLPVQTHLGTAIISGSHPLRMTGLIERHPRTRFLLMHLAYPWSRDLLGMAFVYRNVWLDLCWSFLLSPSHFKLALHEAIEVLPDESRMMIGGDCLHVEETFAAIRGARRLIGEVLNEKSRTVTFGRETQSAWRSESLARTRRSFSDCPECCPLLRDFTQTRAEEAA from the coding sequence ATGTCCGAAACCATGAGCGATTTTGTCAATGCGTGCCAAGTCGTCGATGTCCATGAACATCACATGGCCGAGGTCGCACATAGCGCGGACGTAAATCTGTTGAAACTGTTCCAACAGAGCTATGCGGCTTGGACGAGCCACGTGCTGCCATCCGAGCCTAAGGCAACGATCGAAATGGTATCTATCCCTCCCGAGCCGACCACCTGGGAGGCGCTTGCGCCGTTCCTCGAGAGGAGCGGATCGAACGCATTCGTCCGTAACCTCGTCCGCGGAGTCGCCGAGCTTTACGGTGTCGCCGACACTGGAATCACTCGCGACAACTGGGAGGCGGTAGATGCTTCGGTGCGCTTGCGCCACAAGGAGGCGACATGGCCAAGTGAGGTGATCGGGCGGGCCGCCATCCGAAGGATCGTAACGGACCCTTTTCTCGATCCGTTGATGGATCCGCGGCCGGTCCTAGGGCAAAGTTACGATGCGGTCCTGCGGATTAACGCATTCGCCCTCGGCTGGCACCCGGAATCTCGCGATCATAATGGAAATTGCGGGCATACGTTGCTGCGGCGCCTTGGCCTGGAGGTGAAAACCTTCGATGATTATTGCGACGCAATCCGCGAGCTCGTTGCCGGCTGCTCACGGCGCAATCACATCGCGCTCAAGAACGCACTTGCCTATGACCGGGATATTAGCTTTGACGAACCGAACGAGGAACTGGCTCGGCAGGCGTGGGGACAGAGATTTCCATCCCCTGCGGCGCGCAAGGCGTTCTGCGACTTTGTCGTCGACTTGTTTTGTCAACTCGCAGGCGAGGCCGACCTGCCAGTCCAAACTCATCTTGGAACGGCAATCATAAGCGGCTCCCACCCCCTACGCATGACCGGATTGATTGAGCGTCATCCTCGAACCCGCTTTCTGCTGATGCATTTGGCCTATCCCTGGAGCCGGGATCTGTTGGGAATGGCCTTTGTATACCGAAATGTCTGGCTTGATTTGTGCTGGTCGTTTCTGTTGAGCCCGTCACATTTCAAGCTCGCCCTCCACGAAGCCATTGAAGTCCTGCCAGATGAATCGCGAATGATGATTGGAGGAGATTGTCTTCACGTTGAGGAGACATTTGCCGCGATACGGGGCGCACGCCGGTTGATCGGTGAGGTTCTGAACGAAAAGTCGCGAACGGTTACTTTCGGTCGCGAGACGCAGAGCGCTTGGCGATCGGAATCCTTGGCGAGAACGCGAAGGAGTTTTTCAGACTGTCCTGAATGCTGCCCTTTGTTACGCGATTTTACCCAAACGCGAGCGGAAGAGGCTGCTTGA